A stretch of the Thiocystis violascens DSM 198 genome encodes the following:
- a CDS encoding acyltransferase family protein, translating to MANPAASAHSRNQGVDFLRAICILYVVGYWHLIPYTTALPGYANWFTEGLKYAALATFVFCSGYLLGRQAITLDPRGLWSFYRRRLLRIYPLYLLALILFGAFGIASQKQVVDGALLVSMFRPPAMPTLWFVTMIMVFYLIAPLLIRFAHRPAVTVLIGGGLLMALIVQHLWIRHLDLRILLYLPVFVLGILYQRHASLGTLAKRHEWILLGLLILLLPLSVTGNEWSLRGTFLLMPLILVSAPALFLLADRIADRLHGPTIEFLAYASFGLYLFHRLIFKAAIAVFYPATGWEQVLYLLMVALPLSLLIGYGLQRVYDGLVSRLSAGRRM from the coding sequence ATGGCCAACCCTGCCGCATCCGCCCATTCTCGCAACCAGGGCGTGGATTTTCTCCGCGCCATCTGCATTCTCTATGTCGTCGGCTACTGGCATCTGATCCCCTATACTACGGCCCTGCCGGGTTACGCCAACTGGTTTACCGAGGGACTGAAATACGCCGCGCTGGCGACATTCGTCTTCTGTTCCGGTTATCTGCTCGGGCGGCAGGCGATCACGCTCGATCCGCGCGGACTCTGGTCCTTCTACCGGCGCCGTCTGCTGCGCATCTATCCGCTCTATCTGCTGGCTCTGATCCTCTTTGGCGCGTTCGGCATCGCCAGTCAGAAGCAGGTCGTCGATGGCGCCCTGCTGGTCTCGATGTTCAGGCCGCCGGCGATGCCGACCCTGTGGTTCGTCACCATGATCATGGTGTTCTATCTGATCGCGCCTTTGCTGATCCGCTTCGCGCATCGGCCCGCGGTCACCGTCCTCATTGGCGGCGGGCTGCTGATGGCGCTCATCGTCCAGCATCTGTGGATCAGGCACCTCGACCTGCGCATTCTTCTGTATCTGCCGGTCTTCGTGCTGGGCATTCTCTACCAACGCCATGCGTCTCTCGGCACGCTGGCGAAACGGCACGAGTGGATCTTGCTCGGACTGCTGATCCTGCTGCTTCCGCTGAGCGTGACCGGCAACGAATGGTCGCTCCGGGGCACGTTTCTCCTCATGCCCCTGATCCTGGTCAGCGCACCGGCGCTCTTCTTGCTCGCCGATCGTATCGCCGACCGGCTCCATGGTCCGACCATCGAATTTCTCGCCTATGCGAGCTTCGGTCTCTATCTCTTTCATCGGCTAATCTTCAAGGCGGCGATCGCGGTTTTTTATCCGGCAACGGGGTGGGAGCAGGTGTTGTATCTCCTGATGGTGGCGCTGCCGCTCAGCCTCCTGATCGGATATGGTCTCCAGCGAGTTTATGACGGACTGGTTTCCCGCTTGAGCGCCGGACGTCGGATGTGA